From a region of the Ficedula albicollis isolate OC2 chromosome 1A, FicAlb1.5, whole genome shotgun sequence genome:
- the LOC101808711 gene encoding zinc finger protein 286A-like: MFECGDFVLGDNEEEKGFPEDLKQEELPRAHGAQSPGRGAACDDCPHEKRDSRKLVLGADGQKVHCEEKPFKCPECGKGFKGHCRLLTHLQVHTREKVFLCAECGKSFSRKANLVVHQRVHSGERPHKCKECEKTFSRASSLLAHHKTHLKKKSFSCTVCRKNFSGYTALQQHQRVHTDEKPCRRSEHGNSLTVSSDFIRHQHLRERASEHTADANQPEFTSLHQKEEHRCGAQESEMDHWNLVSEELKKMRENMDMLLLNQQSQLQVLQEIQKQLNTLLPGNALLNSNVYSLGLLLGQQMAAAASISCSLLNPSSLLSCEDASALSLSSASGALPAPQLPTSQDPVASAACSALCCECVQCKHV, encoded by the exons ATGTTTGAATGTG GGGACTTCGTTTTGGGAGACaatgaggaggagaaaggcTTCCCTGAAGACCTGAAGCAAGAGGAACTGCCTCGGGCACatggagcccagagcccagggagggggGCAGCCTGTGATGATTGCCCTCATGAAAAAAGAGACTCCAGGAAACTCGTCCTTGGTGCTGATGGCCAGAAAGTGCACTGTGAGGAGAAGCCCTTCAAGTGTCCAGAATGTGGGAAAGGCTTCAAGGGGCACTGCAGGCTCCTGACCCACCTGCAGGTCCACACGAGAGAAAAGGTCTTTCTGTGTGCagaatgtgggaagagcttcagcaGGAAGGCCAACCTGGTGGTTCACCAGAGAGTGCATTCAGGAGAGAGACCCCACAAGTGCAAGGAATGTGAGAAAACCTTCAGCCGTGCCTCGAGCCTCCTTGCTCACCACAAAACccatctgaaaaagaaaagcttttcctgcacCGTGTGCAGAAAGAACTTCAGTGGgtacacagctctgcagcagcaccagagagTCCATACAGATGAGAAGCCCTGTAGGCGTTCAGAGCATGGAAATAGCCTCACTGTGAGCTCAGACTTCATCAGACACCAACATCTGAGAGAGAGAGCCAGTGAACACACAGCAG ATGCAAACCAACCTGAATTTACATCTCTGCATCAGAAAGAAGAGCATCGCTGTGGTGCACAGGAAAGTGAGATGGATCACTGGAATCTTGTTTCTGAAGAGT TgaagaaaatgagggaaaatatGGATATGCTTCTCCTGAATCAGCAAAGTCAGCTGCAGGTGCTTCAGGAAATTCAGAAGCAACTGAATACTCTGCTCCCAGGCAATGCTCTCCTGAATTCCAATGTTTATAGCTTAGGACTCCTGCTAGGACAGCAgatggctgctgcagcatccatTTCTTGCTCCCTTCTTAATCCCAGCAGTCTCCTCTCCTGTGAAGATGCCAGTGCCTTATCCCTTTCATCTGcctctggagctctgcctgcacctcAGCTCCCAACCTCTCAGGATCCTGTGGCTTCTGCAGCTTGCTCAGCGCTGTGCTGTGAATGTGTCCAGTGCAAACATGTGTGA